The proteins below come from a single Deltaproteobacteria bacterium genomic window:
- a CDS encoding polysaccharide export protein yields MKQWLGTAVIGWLVGICAPGCTRGAGTTAPPTDPKTLAAAAAAMKDILDVGDVVRIEVFGEKELTGNFQVSDAGTIDYPLVGRVDAKGMTPPELADLLKRRLANGYLRNPSVNVFPRNFNKKKRVFVWGQVQKAGTFNYVNAMSLIEAITLAGGLTPLANKDGVTVTRVDNGKSNTVNVPVGDSASASYRLQPGDVIFVPERIF; encoded by the coding sequence ATGAAGCAGTGGCTTGGCACCGCAGTCATTGGGTGGCTGGTTGGGATCTGTGCACCGGGCTGTACGCGGGGCGCCGGGACCACCGCGCCGCCGACGGATCCGAAGACGCTCGCGGCGGCAGCGGCGGCCATGAAGGACATCCTCGACGTGGGGGATGTCGTTCGCATCGAGGTTTTCGGCGAGAAGGAGCTGACCGGCAACTTCCAGGTCTCCGACGCCGGGACGATCGACTACCCCCTGGTCGGGCGCGTGGATGCGAAGGGGATGACGCCTCCGGAGCTGGCCGACCTGCTCAAGCGGCGGCTGGCGAACGGGTACCTCCGCAACCCGAGCGTCAACGTCTTCCCCAGGAACTTCAACAAGAAGAAGCGCGTGTTCGTCTGGGGCCAGGTGCAGAAGGCCGGCACCTTCAACTACGTCAACGCCATGTCGCTCATCGAAGCCATCACGCTCGCGGGCGGCCTCACGCCGCTGGCCAACAAGGACGGCGTCACGGTGACTCGGGTAGACAATGGCAAGAGCAACACGGTGAACGTGCCCGTGGGAGACTCGGCCTCGGCCAGCTACCGGCTTCAGCCTGGCGACGTCATCTTCGTGCCCGAGCGGATCTTCTGA
- a CDS encoding tetratricopeptide repeat protein, producing the protein MMSRLPRFVVPTTLLLVGTVAQAAPAPSKPAPAAPSARAVAEPAPARPYSPEELKALQEAIQDTDRFKKAADSYRATVNNMVRRAYDLRRKTLLGSFDVKIRREESEERTRRVAAITLFEDFLRRYPHDRRWTPDVLFRLAELYFEKSSDEYLMATEQHEKDLRAFEKGQRAVAPTPPKQSYQQTIDLYRRLIREFPSYRLVDGAYYLLGFCLSEMGETQPGNQAFLSLVCSNRHKPPLSDEKPAPPEPEPVETKGKGKGKKKPLVTATISTKPAFLTTAYNDCTPLRGQSKFTPESWIRIGEYHFDENQLGSAIAAYRRVLDLGPKDNAYYDEALYKLAWTYYRADRFPEAIKHFDMLMAYADKEQERTGKLGSDMRPESLQYLGVSFAEEDWDGDTAPDAETGLSRIDKFYAGRDAEKHVFEVYRRLADIYFDTTRYDDAIKVYKVTLKRWPYHGDNPDIQDKVILAMERLRRFDEAIKEREEFTRLFGKGTEWERRNRNNPKALRKAREYDEQALIQAAVFHHKAGQELKKRGLAMSDGKLLQQAATEYELAARAYQRYLERFPDTKNSYEIRYSYASCLYYSQKFLEAGAAFAAVRDSNLDNRYQEEAAFSATKAYEEFINQQVREKKLPDPPLPKTDPPPASLAKIELPEPYKKWQESLDAYARVLPASARTPRLVYKAAEVAYRFMHFDDARRRFGDIYQKYCKDPMAITAGQAVLVMYQLEKNLNKMEEWATKLKAAKCGGEKGSSVAAGAAQLLEGIKFRRAEDLMKAKQWDKAAKAYLDLVNANPKSEDADKALNNAAVCFENSKRFESATKIYERIWRDYPNSPQAHEALWRSALNYQRFFNFKQAVTNYLILSDSPRFSSSSHRTDAIYNAATILENDQDYARSAQLFLRYASVIGKPKEAAEATFRAGKIYEKMNDFNSMLKIYRDFPRTHGTAPGQGAHAVEATFRIAASAQKRRDLNTARKFYRQTLSEFSARGQAPGSDAAGFAAQAAFELAEERLRGFLGTKIKGALNTLKAQENKMAKQAVGLKNEYERIWTYKFARWTLAAMYRAGGIYEHFARTLAEGYRSAPIPPQVKRLGQEALDLYQSQLDQKLDEAVRPYEETAKKNYEVCVTKSREFGVSNEYTEEALKRLNAFDPTGFPLLKKPRIEVVIE; encoded by the coding sequence ATGATGTCTAGACTCCCAAGGTTCGTCGTGCCGACGACGTTGCTTCTCGTGGGAACGGTCGCGCAAGCGGCTCCCGCGCCGTCGAAGCCAGCGCCCGCGGCGCCGTCCGCTCGGGCGGTGGCAGAGCCGGCTCCGGCCCGTCCCTACTCGCCGGAGGAGCTGAAGGCGCTCCAGGAGGCGATCCAGGACACGGATCGCTTCAAGAAGGCGGCAGACAGCTACCGTGCGACCGTCAACAACATGGTCCGGCGGGCCTACGACCTGCGGCGCAAGACCCTCCTCGGCTCCTTCGACGTCAAGATCCGGCGCGAGGAGTCGGAGGAGAGGACCCGTCGCGTCGCGGCGATCACGCTCTTCGAGGACTTCCTACGCCGCTACCCGCACGACCGGCGCTGGACGCCGGACGTGCTCTTCCGGCTCGCGGAGCTCTACTTCGAGAAGTCGAGCGACGAATACCTCATGGCGACGGAGCAGCACGAAAAGGACCTCCGCGCCTTCGAGAAGGGGCAGCGGGCCGTGGCGCCCACGCCGCCCAAGCAAAGCTACCAGCAGACCATCGACCTCTATCGCCGCCTGATTCGCGAGTTCCCGTCGTACCGGCTCGTGGACGGCGCGTACTACCTGCTCGGCTTCTGCTTGTCCGAGATGGGGGAGACGCAGCCGGGGAACCAGGCCTTTCTCTCGCTCGTCTGCTCGAACCGCCACAAGCCCCCGCTGAGCGACGAGAAGCCGGCGCCGCCGGAGCCCGAGCCGGTGGAGACCAAGGGCAAGGGGAAGGGGAAGAAGAAGCCGCTCGTGACGGCGACGATCTCGACGAAGCCGGCGTTCCTCACCACGGCCTACAACGACTGCACGCCGCTCCGTGGGCAGAGCAAGTTCACGCCGGAGTCGTGGATTCGCATCGGCGAGTACCACTTCGACGAGAATCAACTCGGCTCGGCGATCGCGGCCTACCGGCGGGTGCTCGACCTCGGTCCGAAGGACAACGCCTACTACGACGAGGCGCTCTACAAGCTGGCCTGGACCTATTACCGGGCCGACCGCTTCCCCGAGGCGATCAAACACTTCGACATGCTGATGGCCTACGCCGACAAGGAGCAGGAGCGTACGGGCAAGCTGGGCTCGGACATGCGGCCGGAGTCGCTCCAGTACCTCGGCGTGAGCTTCGCGGAAGAGGACTGGGACGGCGACACGGCCCCCGACGCGGAGACGGGGCTGTCGCGCATCGACAAGTTCTACGCCGGTCGCGACGCGGAGAAGCACGTATTCGAGGTGTATCGCCGGCTGGCGGACATCTACTTCGACACCACGCGCTACGACGATGCGATCAAGGTTTACAAGGTCACGCTGAAGCGCTGGCCCTATCACGGCGACAACCCGGACATCCAGGACAAGGTGATCCTGGCGATGGAACGGCTCCGGCGGTTCGACGAGGCGATCAAGGAGCGCGAGGAGTTCACGCGCCTCTTCGGCAAGGGGACCGAATGGGAGCGTCGCAACCGGAACAACCCGAAGGCGTTGCGCAAGGCCCGCGAGTACGACGAGCAGGCGCTGATCCAGGCGGCCGTCTTTCACCACAAGGCGGGTCAGGAGTTGAAGAAGCGCGGCCTCGCCATGTCGGACGGCAAGCTCCTGCAGCAGGCCGCGACCGAGTACGAGCTCGCGGCGCGCGCCTACCAGCGCTACCTGGAGCGCTTCCCCGACACGAAGAACAGCTACGAGATCCGCTACTCGTACGCGAGCTGTCTCTACTACTCGCAGAAGTTCCTCGAGGCGGGTGCGGCCTTTGCGGCGGTGCGGGACTCGAACCTCGACAACCGCTACCAGGAAGAGGCGGCGTTCTCGGCCACGAAGGCCTACGAGGAGTTCATCAACCAGCAGGTGCGCGAGAAGAAGCTGCCGGACCCGCCGCTGCCGAAGACGGATCCGCCCCCGGCGTCCCTCGCCAAGATCGAGCTTCCCGAGCCCTACAAGAAGTGGCAGGAGTCGCTCGACGCCTACGCCCGCGTGCTTCCTGCCTCGGCCCGCACCCCGCGGCTGGTCTACAAGGCGGCCGAGGTGGCGTACCGCTTCATGCACTTCGACGACGCGCGCCGGCGCTTCGGCGACATCTACCAGAAGTACTGCAAGGACCCGATGGCCATCACGGCGGGGCAGGCGGTGCTCGTGATGTACCAGCTCGAGAAGAACCTGAACAAGATGGAGGAGTGGGCCACCAAGCTCAAGGCCGCCAAGTGCGGCGGCGAGAAGGGCTCGAGCGTCGCGGCGGGTGCCGCCCAGCTCCTCGAGGGCATCAAGTTCAGGCGCGCCGAGGATCTGATGAAGGCCAAGCAGTGGGACAAGGCGGCCAAGGCCTACCTCGACCTCGTCAACGCCAATCCGAAGAGCGAAGACGCCGACAAGGCGCTCAACAACGCGGCGGTGTGCTTCGAGAACTCGAAGCGGTTCGAGTCGGCGACGAAGATCTACGAGCGTATCTGGCGCGACTACCCGAATAGCCCCCAGGCTCACGAGGCGCTCTGGCGCTCCGCGCTCAATTACCAGCGCTTCTTCAACTTCAAGCAGGCGGTGACCAACTACCTGATCCTGTCGGACAGCCCGCGCTTCTCGAGCTCGAGCCACCGGACGGACGCGATCTACAACGCTGCCACCATCCTCGAGAACGACCAGGACTACGCGCGCTCGGCGCAGCTCTTCTTGCGCTACGCGAGCGTGATCGGCAAGCCCAAGGAGGCGGCGGAGGCCACCTTCCGGGCGGGCAAGATCTACGAGAAGATGAACGACTTCAACTCCATGCTGAAGATCTACCGCGACTTCCCGCGCACGCACGGTACGGCGCCCGGGCAGGGAGCGCACGCCGTGGAGGCTACCTTCCGCATCGCCGCGTCGGCGCAGAAGCGGCGCGATCTGAACACGGCGCGGAAATTCTACCGGCAGACGCTCTCGGAGTTCAGCGCGCGTGGTCAAGCGCCGGGCTCCGACGCGGCGGGCTTCGCGGCGCAGGCTGCGTTCGAGCTGGCCGAGGAACGCCTCCGCGGATTCCTGGGAACGAAGATCAAGGGCGCCTTGAACACGTTGAAGGCGCAGGAGAACAAGATGGCCAAGCAGGCCGTCGGGCTCAAGAACGAGTACGAGCGCATCTGGACCTACAAGTTCGCGCGCTGGACGCTCGCCGCCATGTACCGGGCGGGGGGGATTTACGAGCACTTCGCGCGTACTCTGGCCGAGGGGTACCGTTCGGCGCCGATCCCGCCGCAGGTGAAGCGACTGGGTCAGGAGGCTCTCGATCTGTACCAGTCGCAGCTGGACCAGAAACTGGACGAGGCCGTGCGCCCCTACGAGGAGACGGCCAAGAAGAACTACGAGGTGTGCGTCACCAAGTCGAGAGAGTTCGGCGTCTCGAACGAGTACACCGAAGAAGCGCTCAAGCGTCTCAATGCCTTCGACCCGACGGGCTTCCCGCTCTTGAAGAAGCCGAGGATCGAAGTGGTGATCGAGTAG
- a CDS encoding tetratricopeptide repeat protein, producing MSRRQGWGQRLGLGAVALAVVCVAFPALAGPGSDVRTEVSEIEQQTRTLSVRHRTQAASSEQLAEHRLVDAQVLYNLRDYTRAAIILLDYVNRFKNTRGYPEAVFFLADSLYNKRDFLSARRYFQLIVSEVRGKYYQEALQRLIELSLRTGDTAEVNTYLSLLGNIPADQLKPSVPYVKGKFYYFKGDLDTAASAFRAISQGHTYYHHAQYFLGAIYVRRKDHAGAMRVYQDLLRVPTKSGGDQQVRQLTYLALGRLLYEKGKIAEAIDQYQRVDRRSKEFDTALYEICWAFVKAGEFQKASRALDLLMLAHPDSPFIPEVRVLQGNLLIRLKEWGKATDLFSKTREQFHPAQARMAGLLATHKDPNVFFDALLARNTGEMSITIQVPELALNWVKELPNVGRALGVVTDVREMQGSVSESKELIERLERAINSPARIKIFPEFASARTSSLELENRVAHARRRILAEERRLIEPVATGTERDQLASLYGKRATLERLIEKLPVDAAGISSREQTKIGQLVLLDRQISELQVMVQSLRAQLVASEKYVRDTAKSAKADARESFRKETDEVRSIIAGLQAEVEELRKAVSDAKDASGVGGPEEVAERQLRAKYKEVVAAEHQFYAALRPRLGGAQGGEFDGLAGLLQRCASVEVTVDSFNQRLDQGVEQKLTHVRAVIKEERDLLEKYNVEVAEYKSQSDQVAGAVAYDGFRDIAKRFYEIVVRADVGIIDVAWALKDAKSKELSRLARQQKMDLKVLDDEFREVLKED from the coding sequence ATGAGCAGGCGGCAAGGCTGGGGCCAGCGCCTGGGCCTTGGGGCCGTGGCGCTGGCGGTGGTGTGCGTCGCGTTTCCCGCCCTCGCCGGGCCGGGAAGCGACGTGCGAACCGAGGTCTCGGAGATCGAGCAGCAGACCCGCACGCTCAGCGTTCGGCACCGGACGCAGGCGGCCTCGAGCGAGCAGCTCGCCGAGCACCGGCTCGTCGACGCGCAGGTGCTCTACAACCTGCGCGACTACACGCGCGCCGCGATCATCCTGCTCGACTACGTGAACCGATTCAAGAACACGCGCGGCTATCCGGAGGCGGTGTTCTTCCTCGCGGATTCGCTCTACAACAAGCGGGACTTCTTGAGCGCGCGGCGCTACTTCCAGCTCATCGTGAGCGAGGTGCGCGGCAAGTACTACCAGGAGGCGCTCCAGCGGCTCATCGAGCTCTCGCTGCGCACGGGCGACACCGCGGAGGTGAACACCTACCTCTCGCTCCTCGGCAACATCCCGGCGGACCAGCTCAAGCCGTCCGTTCCCTACGTCAAGGGCAAGTTCTACTACTTCAAGGGTGATCTGGACACGGCGGCCAGCGCTTTCCGCGCCATCTCGCAGGGGCACACGTACTATCACCACGCCCAGTACTTTCTCGGAGCCATCTACGTGCGGCGCAAGGACCACGCCGGGGCGATGCGGGTCTACCAGGACCTCCTGCGCGTTCCGACGAAGAGCGGCGGCGACCAGCAGGTCCGGCAACTCACCTACCTGGCGCTCGGACGCCTCCTCTACGAGAAGGGCAAGATCGCCGAGGCCATCGACCAGTACCAGCGCGTCGATCGACGGTCGAAGGAGTTCGACACGGCCCTCTACGAGATCTGCTGGGCGTTCGTGAAGGCCGGCGAGTTTCAGAAGGCCAGTCGCGCGCTCGATCTCCTCATGCTCGCGCACCCGGACAGCCCGTTCATCCCTGAGGTGCGGGTGCTCCAGGGGAACCTGCTCATCCGCCTCAAAGAGTGGGGGAAGGCGACCGATCTCTTCTCCAAGACCCGGGAGCAATTCCACCCCGCGCAGGCGCGCATGGCCGGCCTCCTCGCGACGCACAAGGATCCGAACGTCTTCTTCGACGCCCTGCTCGCGCGCAACACGGGTGAGATGTCGATCACGATCCAGGTGCCCGAGCTCGCGCTCAACTGGGTCAAGGAGCTTCCGAACGTCGGTCGCGCCCTGGGCGTGGTCACCGACGTGCGCGAGATGCAGGGGAGCGTCAGCGAGTCGAAGGAGCTGATCGAGCGGCTGGAGCGCGCGATCAATTCTCCGGCGCGGATCAAGATCTTTCCCGAGTTCGCGTCGGCGCGCACGAGCTCTCTCGAGCTCGAGAACCGCGTTGCGCACGCCCGTCGGCGCATTCTGGCCGAGGAGCGGCGCCTCATCGAGCCCGTGGCGACGGGGACGGAGCGGGATCAGCTCGCGTCGCTCTACGGCAAGCGGGCCACGCTCGAGCGGCTGATCGAGAAGCTGCCCGTGGACGCGGCCGGCATCTCCTCGCGCGAGCAGACCAAGATCGGCCAGCTCGTGCTGCTCGACCGGCAGATCTCCGAGCTCCAGGTGATGGTGCAGAGTCTCCGCGCACAGCTCGTCGCGTCGGAGAAGTACGTGCGCGACACCGCGAAGTCGGCGAAGGCCGACGCGCGCGAGAGTTTCCGCAAGGAGACGGACGAGGTTCGGTCGATCATCGCCGGACTGCAGGCCGAGGTCGAGGAGCTTCGCAAGGCGGTCTCCGACGCCAAGGACGCCTCGGGGGTCGGCGGCCCCGAGGAGGTCGCCGAGCGGCAGCTCCGGGCGAAGTACAAGGAAGTGGTGGCGGCGGAGCACCAGTTCTACGCGGCGCTGCGGCCGCGGCTCGGCGGGGCGCAGGGGGGCGAGTTCGACGGCCTCGCGGGGCTGCTGCAGCGCTGCGCGAGCGTCGAGGTCACCGTCGATAGTTTCAACCAGCGACTGGATCAGGGCGTCGAGCAGAAGCTCACGCACGTCCGCGCGGTGATCAAGGAGGAGCGGGACCTCCTCGAGAAGTACAACGTGGAGGTCGCCGAGTACAAGTCGCAGAGCGACCAGGTCGCGGGGGCAGTGGCCTACGACGGCTTTCGCGACATCGCAAAGCGGTTCTACGAGATCGTCGTGAGGGCCGACGTGGGTATCATCGATGTGGCCTGGGCGCTCAAGGACGCCAAGAGCAAAGAGCTCTCGCGGCTGGCCCGGCAGCAGAAGATGGACCTCAAGGTTCTGGACGACGAGTTCCGGGAAGTCCTCAAAGAGGACTGA
- a CDS encoding energy transducer TonB produces the protein MAKQSVPQMASSTAPKGAAAGLPKILRIGVIQAGKIVEERLIRRRESVTIGASPSNSIVVPASSLPKKFTLFELRGNQYHMVFSDAMDGRVSVNNQVLSLEQIRQGGLAQQAGGKGLLSVALNEGSRGKVLLGEVTLLFQFVAPPPVQPRPQLPPSVRGSFFTNMDWTLATSFVTVGVLNFAFIIYLKTVDFPRKPDLEAIPDDFAEYVPTVQEPKKALDLSKISKEGEKQAEKAEKVPAKKEGGGGQKKKAAKAPPCDDACQQAKAEARRARLAEQVARLGALRLLGVKGRGGAAEDLIKGGDPGTKLDNALKGVGGLRVGGKGTQGLRPRGGSGTGKSVGIGDLGGRVGGPGEVGTGGMVSEKVPKAVVKAAHKVDTGTMNEDAVGRIIRQGMAAIRACYQRALKRNPKLTGKVDVRIKVNAMGRTTGVDVEGDSVGDPTVATCIKSFASRWRFPPPEGGPAEIAVPFVFQASN, from the coding sequence ATGGCCAAACAATCCGTGCCGCAGATGGCCAGTTCGACCGCGCCGAAAGGTGCGGCCGCAGGCCTGCCCAAGATCCTCCGCATCGGTGTGATTCAGGCGGGGAAGATCGTCGAGGAGCGGCTGATTCGCCGGCGAGAGAGCGTGACGATCGGCGCCTCTCCGAGCAACAGCATCGTGGTGCCGGCGTCGTCGCTGCCGAAGAAGTTCACCCTCTTCGAGCTGCGCGGCAATCAGTACCACATGGTCTTCAGCGACGCGATGGACGGACGCGTGTCGGTGAACAACCAGGTGCTGTCGCTCGAGCAGATCCGGCAGGGTGGGCTGGCGCAGCAGGCCGGCGGCAAGGGCCTGCTGAGCGTCGCGCTCAACGAGGGCTCGCGCGGCAAGGTGCTCCTGGGCGAGGTCACGCTGCTCTTCCAGTTCGTCGCGCCGCCGCCGGTACAGCCGCGGCCGCAGCTCCCACCGTCGGTGCGGGGGAGCTTCTTCACGAACATGGACTGGACGCTGGCCACGAGCTTCGTCACGGTCGGGGTGCTCAACTTCGCGTTCATCATCTACCTGAAGACGGTCGACTTCCCGCGCAAGCCGGATCTCGAGGCCATCCCCGATGACTTCGCTGAGTACGTGCCGACGGTCCAGGAGCCGAAGAAGGCGCTCGACCTGAGCAAGATCTCCAAGGAAGGCGAGAAGCAGGCGGAGAAGGCCGAGAAGGTGCCGGCCAAGAAGGAAGGCGGTGGCGGGCAGAAGAAGAAGGCTGCCAAGGCACCGCCGTGCGACGACGCCTGCCAGCAGGCCAAGGCCGAGGCGCGTCGAGCGCGTCTTGCCGAGCAGGTGGCGCGGCTCGGAGCGCTGCGGCTGCTCGGCGTCAAGGGCCGGGGAGGCGCGGCCGAAGACCTGATCAAGGGCGGCGACCCCGGGACGAAGCTCGACAACGCGCTCAAAGGGGTGGGCGGTCTTCGCGTGGGTGGCAAGGGAACGCAGGGGCTGCGGCCGCGCGGAGGGAGCGGGACCGGCAAGAGCGTGGGGATCGGGGACCTGGGTGGCCGCGTGGGTGGTCCGGGCGAGGTGGGCACGGGCGGGATGGTCTCCGAGAAGGTGCCCAAGGCCGTCGTGAAGGCCGCGCACAAGGTGGACACGGGTACGATGAACGAGGACGCCGTGGGGCGTATCATCCGGCAGGGGATGGCGGCCATCCGCGCATGCTACCAGCGGGCCCTGAAGCGGAACCCGAAGCTCACGGGCAAGGTGGACGTGCGGATCAAGGTCAACGCCATGGGCCGGACGACCGGGGTGGACGTCGAGGGGGACAGCGTGGGCGACCCCACGGTGGCGACCTGCATCAAGAGCTTCGCCTCGCGCTGGCGCTTTCCGCCCCCCGAGGGCGGCCCGGCCGAGATCGCCGTTCCGTTCGTCTTCCAGGCCTCGAACTAG
- a CDS encoding aminotransferase class I/II-fold pyridoxal phosphate-dependent enzyme, which translates to MKRIYLSPPHVGEDERRLLLEAFDSNWVAPLGPHVDAFEAEMAAFVGAKHAVALSTGTAGLHLSLVMLGVQPGDEVITSTLTFAATANAIVYCGAHPVFIDSSPETWTMDPALLATELEACRRRGRLPKAVIPVDLYGQCADYDAIARVCADAGVPIVEDAAEALGATYRGRNAGTFGELGILSFNGNKIITTSGGGMLLTDNPRWAERARFLATQARDPAPHYQHSAIGYNYRLSNLLAAVGRGQLRGLPARVAARREINAFYRRELAGLEGITFMPVAPYGEWNGWLTCILVEPAAFGATREDLRLHLEAHDIEARPVWKPMHLQPVFSGCRAIEGDVAARLFEHGLCLPSGSSLTADDRRRVVDTFRAVRRRT; encoded by the coding sequence ATGAAACGCATCTACCTCTCGCCCCCGCACGTGGGAGAGGACGAGCGACGGCTCCTCCTCGAAGCATTTGATTCCAATTGGGTCGCCCCTCTCGGGCCGCATGTGGACGCCTTCGAGGCGGAAATGGCGGCCTTCGTCGGCGCGAAACATGCAGTAGCGCTCTCGACCGGCACGGCGGGTCTGCACCTGTCGCTCGTGATGCTCGGCGTGCAGCCCGGCGACGAGGTCATCACCTCGACGCTCACCTTCGCCGCCACGGCCAACGCCATCGTGTACTGCGGGGCTCACCCGGTCTTCATCGACAGCTCGCCGGAAACCTGGACCATGGATCCGGCCCTTCTGGCGACCGAGCTCGAGGCCTGCCGCCGCCGCGGGCGTCTCCCCAAGGCCGTCATCCCCGTGGACCTCTACGGCCAGTGTGCGGACTATGACGCCATCGCCAGAGTCTGCGCCGACGCGGGTGTCCCGATCGTCGAAGACGCCGCTGAGGCGCTCGGGGCGACCTACCGGGGGCGCAACGCCGGCACCTTCGGCGAGCTCGGGATCCTCTCGTTCAACGGCAACAAGATCATCACCACCAGCGGCGGGGGGATGCTCCTCACGGACAATCCGAGGTGGGCCGAGCGCGCCCGCTTCCTCGCCACGCAGGCCCGAGACCCCGCGCCGCACTACCAGCACTCCGCGATCGGCTACAACTACCGGCTGAGCAACCTCCTCGCGGCCGTCGGGCGGGGCCAGCTTCGCGGCCTCCCTGCGCGCGTTGCCGCGCGGCGCGAGATCAACGCCTTCTACCGGCGCGAGCTCGCCGGCCTGGAGGGGATCACGTTCATGCCCGTAGCGCCGTACGGCGAGTGGAACGGCTGGCTCACCTGCATCCTCGTCGAGCCCGCCGCCTTCGGCGCGACCCGCGAAGACCTCCGCCTGCATCTGGAAGCGCACGACATCGAGGCGCGGCCGGTCTGGAAGCCGATGCACCTTCAGCCGGTCTTCTCGGGGTGCCGAGCGATCGAGGGCGACGTGGCCGCCCGTCTCTTCGAGCACGGACTCTGTCTGCCGAGCGGCTCGAGCCTCACCGCCGACGACCGGCGCCGGGTGGTGGACACCTTCCGGGCTGTGCGACGTCGAACGTAG
- a CDS encoding tetratricopeptide repeat protein yields MSRKTIGGLLGVACMLGLASCGTPEQETTPKKAVNEAKASKPKGEPAKVGEAPRKEEAPAAPPTEESTEPVQEQDNEPPPTGMVSTASDMVRRGQYEQAVTQCRAALRRKEKYVPAMVVMARAYYQLGKYEFAESVCDIALNIDGTTGECHNLKGFIALKQNSETEALKHFEKATQVKPGYGPAWLNLGAQYVRVKNYTSAVTALEKAVELMPSRAEAHLNLGSAYRGDNKLVKAQQSYQQALRLKPGYPDVYFNLGILFLDAKEFPGMTRMQALDAAVQHFTRYKSVAAFRAKDDPVDDYVTEAQKAAEREKKRLEREAQQKARDAAKKPAKEDKKAAKEEKKPAAGAPKPAPATKKPSTDTGKKPAGK; encoded by the coding sequence ATGTCCAGAAAGACGATCGGCGGGCTCCTCGGTGTAGCTTGCATGCTCGGTCTCGCGAGCTGCGGCACGCCGGAGCAAGAGACGACCCCGAAGAAGGCCGTGAACGAGGCGAAGGCGAGCAAGCCCAAGGGCGAGCCCGCGAAGGTGGGCGAAGCGCCCAGAAAGGAAGAGGCTCCCGCCGCTCCTCCGACGGAGGAATCGACGGAGCCGGTGCAGGAGCAGGACAACGAGCCCCCTCCGACGGGGATGGTGAGCACGGCCTCCGACATGGTTCGCCGGGGACAGTACGAGCAGGCCGTCACCCAGTGCCGCGCGGCGCTGCGCCGGAAGGAGAAGTACGTGCCGGCGATGGTGGTGATGGCGCGCGCGTACTACCAGCTCGGCAAGTACGAGTTCGCCGAGTCGGTGTGCGACATCGCCCTCAACATCGACGGAACGACCGGCGAGTGTCACAACCTGAAGGGCTTCATCGCGCTCAAGCAGAACAGCGAGACCGAGGCGCTCAAGCACTTCGAGAAGGCCACGCAAGTCAAGCCGGGCTACGGTCCGGCGTGGCTGAACTTGGGGGCGCAGTACGTCCGCGTGAAGAACTACACCTCGGCGGTCACCGCGCTCGAGAAGGCGGTCGAGCTGATGCCGAGTCGCGCCGAGGCCCACTTGAACCTCGGCAGCGCGTATCGCGGAGACAACAAGCTGGTCAAGGCCCAGCAGTCGTATCAGCAGGCGCTGCGACTGAAGCCCGGCTATCCGGACGTCTACTTCAACCTGGGGATCCTCTTTCTCGATGCGAAGGAGTTCCCCGGGATGACGCGCATGCAGGCGCTGGACGCGGCGGTGCAGCACTTCACGCGCTACAAGAGCGTGGCGGCCTTCCGGGCCAAGGACGACCCGGTGGACGACTACGTGACGGAGGCGCAGAAGGCGGCGGAGCGCGAGAAGAAGCGGCTCGAGCGCGAGGCGCAGCAGAAGGCGCGCGACGCGGCGAAGAAGCCGGCGAAGGAAGACAAGAAGGCCGCCAAGGAAGAGAAGAAGCCTGCGGCGGGGGCGCCGAAGCCGGCACCCGCGACGAAGAAGCCGAGCACCGATACGGGAAAGAAGCCCGCGGGGAAGTAG